The proteins below are encoded in one region of Silene latifolia isolate original U9 population chromosome 2, ASM4854445v1, whole genome shotgun sequence:
- the LOC141640893 gene encoding uncharacterized protein LOC141640893, with amino-acid sequence MVSKLSLPTQEHPNPYKLRWLSKGSEVRVDKQCIVPFSIGKVYKDEILCDVVPMDACHLLLGRPWEFDRNTTHQGKENVYVFKHNGKRVTLTPLPPNQRGYGSPNMPEEVNGVLFLSEAAMVKELRQEQPVLFLLSRETNTEWNKDVPAEVQPLIKKYKEVFPTELPSGLPPLRGIEHHIDFVPGSVLPNRPAYRCDPTTTKELQHQIEELMTKGFVRESLSPCAARLPPSGTQEGWKLENVY; translated from the coding sequence ATGGTTAGCAAGCTAAGCCTGCCTACTCAGGAGCACCCCAATCCATACAAACTGAGATGGTTAAGCAAAGGATCTGAAGTGAGAGTTGACAAGCAATGCATTGTTCCCTTTTCAATTGGGAAGGTGTACAAGGATGAAATCTTGTGTGATGTGGTCCCTATGGATGCCTGCCATCTACTGCTAGGGAGACCATGGGAGTTTGACAGAAATACCACTCACCAGGGGAAAGAAAATGTCTATGTTTTCAAGCATAATGGAAAGAGAGTCACTCTGACTCCCCTACCACCAAACCAGAGGGGTTATGGAAGTCCTAACATGCCTGAGGAGGTTAATGGAGTACTATTTCTATCTGAGGCAGCTATGGTCAAGGAGCTGAGGCAAGAACAACCTGTGTTGTTTCTCCTATCAAGGGAAACCAACACTGAATGGAACAAAGATGTACCTGCAGAGGTTCAACCCCTAATTAAGAAGTACAAGGAGGTTTTTCCAACTGAGTTGCCTAGTGGATTACCACCCCTGAGAGGCATTGAGCATCACATAGACTTTGTACCTGGATCTGTGCTCCCCAACAGACCAGCTTACAGGTGTGATCCCACAACAACTAAGGAACTACAACACCAGATTGAAGAATTAATGACAAAGGGATTTGTAAGGGAATCATTGAGCCCCTGTGCGGCAAGACTGCCGCCTTCTGGTACCCAAGAAGGATGGAAGTTGGAGAATGTGTACTGA